A segment of the Streptomyces pactum genome:
ACCGAGGAGGTGATGACCCAGGCCGGCGTGGGCGTCGACGAGACCAGCGCGGTGGCGGCGAAGACCACCACGACGGTCGCCTTCGACTTCGGGCGGATCAGCCTCAACGACCGCATGGTGCTGTACTTGTTCGGAGCGCCCGGCCAGGAGCGCTTCTGGTTCCTGTGGGACAGGCTGTTCTCGGGAACACTGGGCGCCGTGGTCCTCGTGGACACCCGCCGGATGGACGACTCCTGGTACGCGATCGACAGGCTGGAGCACCACCGCACGCCCTTCGTGGTGGCCGTGAACCGGTTCGACGAGGACACCGACCGGTACTCCCTGGACGAGATACGCCAGGCACTCGCCCTGCCCGCCCACGTGCCGATGGTCGACTGCGACGCACGGGTCCGGCACTCCGGCAAGGACGTGCTGATCACCCTCGTGAACCACCTTCACGACATGGCCATCGCCGAGGAGACGACACTGTGACCGACCCAGGCGGCCCCTACGCGCACCCGGCGCCCGCGGGGTGCCCCGCGCACTCCGGCGCGGTGCGCCTGACGGGGCTCGAGTACCAGCAGACGCCGGCGCAGCTCTACCGCGCGCTGCGCCGGGACCACGGCCCCGTCGCGCCCGTGGTGCTCGACGGCGGCATCCCGGCCTGGCTGGTGCTGGGCTACTCCGAGCTCACGTACGTGACCAGCCATGACGAGCTGTTCGCGCGGGACTCGCGGCGCTGGCACCAGTGGGAGAACATCCCGCCGGACTGGCCGCTGCTGCCCTTCGTCGGGTACCAGCCGTCGGTGCTGTTCGCCGAGGGCGAGGAGCACCGGCGGCGGGCCGGGGTGATCACCGAGGCGCTGGAGGCGGTCGACCAGTTCGAGCTGGCCCACGACTGCCTGCTGATCGCCGACGACCTCATCGCCCGGTTCGCCGGCAGCGGCCGGGCGGAGCTGATGGCCGACTACGCGCACGCCCTGCCCATGCGCACCGTGGTGCAACTGTGCGGGATGCCGACCTCGGGCGAGGACACCCGCCGGCTCGTCGACGACCTGCGGATCTCCCTGGACGCGGGGGAGGGCGACGACCCGGTGGCGGCGTACGGGCGCGTGGGCGAGCGGCTGCGGCAGTTGGTGAAGGACAAGCGGGCCGACCCCGGCCCGGACATCACCTCGCGCATGCTGACGCACCCGGCCGGTCTGACGGACGAGGAGATCGTCCAGGACCTGACCTCCGTCATCGCGGCGGCGCAGCAGCCGACGGCGAACTGGATCTGCAACACGCTGCGCCTGCTGCTGACGGACGAGCGGTTCGCCGTGAACGTGTCGGGCGGCCGGCTCAGCGTGGGCGAGGCGCTCAACGAGGTGCTGTGGCTGGACACGCCGACGCAGAACTTCATCGGGCGGTGGGCGGCACGGGACGTCCAGTTGGGCGGCCGGCAGATCCGGGCCGGCGACTGCCTGGTGCTGGGGCTGGCCGCCGCCAACACCGACCCGCAGATCTGGCCGGAGGGGCACGTGGGCGCGGAGAACGCCGCGCACCTGTCGTTCAGCAACGGTGAGCACCGCTGCCCGTACCCGGCTCCGCTGCTGGCGGACGTGATGGCGCGGACGGCGGTCGAGACGCTGCTGGACCGGCTGCCCGACCTGGTGCTGGCGGTGGATCCGGAGGAACTGACCTGGCGGCCGTCGATCTGGATGCGAGGGCTGTCGGCGCTTCCGGTGCGGTTCACACCGGTGGTGCAGTAGCGCGGGTCTCCCGTCCCTGACCGCGGGCCCGCGGAAGCCCGGGTCGATAGTTGTGGGCCCGCGGGTACCCGGGCCGAGAGCCGTGGCCCGCGGGTACCCGGGC
Coding sequences within it:
- a CDS encoding cytochrome P450 codes for the protein MTDPGGPYAHPAPAGCPAHSGAVRLTGLEYQQTPAQLYRALRRDHGPVAPVVLDGGIPAWLVLGYSELTYVTSHDELFARDSRRWHQWENIPPDWPLLPFVGYQPSVLFAEGEEHRRRAGVITEALEAVDQFELAHDCLLIADDLIARFAGSGRAELMADYAHALPMRTVVQLCGMPTSGEDTRRLVDDLRISLDAGEGDDPVAAYGRVGERLRQLVKDKRADPGPDITSRMLTHPAGLTDEEIVQDLTSVIAAAQQPTANWICNTLRLLLTDERFAVNVSGGRLSVGEALNEVLWLDTPTQNFIGRWAARDVQLGGRQIRAGDCLVLGLAAANTDPQIWPEGHVGAENAAHLSFSNGEHRCPYPAPLLADVMARTAVETLLDRLPDLVLAVDPEELTWRPSIWMRGLSALPVRFTPVVQ
- a CDS encoding GTP-binding protein, translating into MGSATSELPSHRTPLNDTAETGLKIVVVGGFGVGKTTLVRSVSEIRPLNTEEVMTQAGVGVDETSAVAAKTTTTVAFDFGRISLNDRMVLYLFGAPGQERFWFLWDRLFSGTLGAVVLVDTRRMDDSWYAIDRLEHHRTPFVVAVNRFDEDTDRYSLDEIRQALALPAHVPMVDCDARVRHSGKDVLITLVNHLHDMAIAEETTL